Sequence from the Candidatus Paceibacterota bacterium genome:
AGCCCAATATGAATGTCTGCCCAATTTGTCTGGGTCATCCTGGAACACTGCCGACTATTAATCGGGAAGCGGTTAAGCATGTTTTGAAGGTCGGCCTCGCGGTTGACGGTGAATTGGCCGATTTTACCGAATTTGACCGTAAAAACTATTTTTATCCTGATATCCCAAAGGGTTATCAGATCAGTCAGTACAAATTCCCGTTGGTAAAAGGCGGGGAATTGGCCGGAGTCAAGCTCACCAGGGTGCATCTTGAGGAAGACACAGCGAGATCGACTCATGAGACCGGCAACTTTAGCCTGGTTGATTTTAATCGCGCCGGAGTGCCACTCATGGAATTGGTGACTGAACCGGTAATCCATTCGGCGGAAGAAGCCGGTCAATTTGCCCGCGAACTTCAGCTTTTGCTTCGCACCTTGGGCGTTTCGGAAGCGAATATGGAGAAAGGCGAGATGCGGGTGGAGGCGAATATTTCAGTTTCGGATAGTCTTGAGGTCTTCGGTACTAAGGTTGAAGTTAAAAATCTCAACTCATTCAAGTCTGTCGAACAGGCCATTGCCTTCGAGCTGGACCGTCATATTAAAATTATAAAAAAAGGGGAAAAGCTGGTTCAAGAAACTCGAGGTTGGGACGAGGATAAAAGCATTACTTTTCCACAAAGAGTTAAAGAGGATTCCCACGATTACCGCTATTTTCCTGACCCGGATTTGCCCAAGTTAAAACTTAGCGAACTCCAAGAATTTTCTGTTGTTAATTTAAAAAAAGAAATTCCGGAGTTGCCGAGTGAAAAGCGAACTCGCTATGCAAAAGATTTTGGCCTAAAAACGGTTGATATCGAAAATCTGATTTCTAATTTTGCTCTAGAAAAATTTTTCAGCCAAGTTTTAGCTGATTTCGGTGCTGATGTGTCTCGACTAGCGGCACTAGCTGCCAATTATCTGCTCTCTGATCTTCAGGGTTTGATCAAAAAAAATGATGGCAGTGATGATATCGAAAATATTTTAGCGAAAATCGGCTCTAAGAATTTTTCTGATCTAATCCGATTGATCGCTGGTGGCGAAGTTTCTTCGCGTGGTGGTAAAGATGTCCTGGCGTTGATGTTTAAGGAGGGTGGTGAGCCAAAAAGCTTGGCCGAGAAACTTGGCG
This genomic interval carries:
- the gatB gene encoding Asp-tRNA(Asn)/Glu-tRNA(Gln) amidotransferase subunit GatB; amino-acid sequence: MEDDKKYFPTIGLEIHAELSTKTRMFCNSKNNPDEKEPNMNVCPICLGHPGTLPTINREAVKHVLKVGLAVDGELADFTEFDRKNYFYPDIPKGYQISQYKFPLVKGGELAGVKLTRVHLEEDTARSTHETGNFSLVDFNRAGVPLMELVTEPVIHSAEEAGQFARELQLLLRTLGVSEANMEKGEMRVEANISVSDSLEVFGTKVEVKNLNSFKSVEQAIAFELDRHIKIIKKGEKLVQETRGWDEDKSITFPQRVKEDSHDYRYFPDPDLPKLKLSELQEFSVVNLKKEIPELPSEKRTRYAKDFGLKTVDIENLISNFALEKFFSQVLADFGADVSRLAALAANYLLSDLQGLIKKNDGSDDIENILAKIGSKNFSDLIRLIAGGEVSSRGGKDVLALMFKEGGEPKSLAEKLGVVQKSDLGALDKIVKEVVKNNPQIVADFKAGKTASVQFLIGQGMKLSKGSANPKILSELLQKELN